The following coding sequences are from one Candidatus Binataceae bacterium window:
- a CDS encoding phosphotransferase produces MALNAANDKRPRKGPPQRRPATAWTLRPAPGKIPCVPSAPLISPEDWIHQAVLTCWPGARVSRVEQLQGDVSMRRYWRGYLESATAAAPRSVVMADLGPHDLPRYARELNLLSEPLRENLVLNAHRLMSLLGVAVPAIYLAAPHARKLLLEDLGNRSLRQTVTRQPDQVRPLFRLAIDELLKLHGARDISSADSYYALGLFYDTRLFRWEMEQFLRHGLAQNLTQTTQLGGELDRIALELGSLPRVLSHRDYHFNNLMVQESAHGPRLRVIDYQDALMAPAVQDLAVLLTTRDSGSVITPALEEELLAYYRARAHQLAMALLPEPDFARGYWLCVLQHALKVIGLFSHLGSQGKLDYAALLPAARAQARRASAVLADFPALAQALEQS; encoded by the coding sequence GTGGCGCTCAACGCTGCCAATGACAAGCGGCCGCGGAAGGGACCGCCCCAACGCCGACCCGCTACGGCATGGACCCTGCGGCCCGCCCCCGGTAAGATACCGTGCGTGCCGTCTGCGCCGCTGATCTCGCCCGAGGATTGGATCCATCAAGCGGTTTTAACCTGCTGGCCCGGCGCTCGGGTCAGTCGCGTAGAGCAGCTGCAGGGCGACGTCTCGATGCGCCGATACTGGCGCGGCTACCTTGAATCTGCGACTGCGGCTGCACCGCGCAGCGTGGTGATGGCAGATCTCGGTCCGCACGATTTGCCGCGCTATGCGCGCGAACTAAACCTACTCTCAGAGCCATTGCGCGAAAACTTGGTGCTTAACGCCCACCGCCTGATGAGTCTGCTGGGGGTCGCGGTGCCGGCGATCTATCTGGCAGCGCCACACGCACGCAAGCTCCTGCTTGAGGATCTCGGCAATCGCTCACTGCGTCAGACGGTAACCCGGCAGCCCGACCAGGTCCGCCCACTTTTCCGCCTGGCGATCGACGAACTGCTAAAACTGCACGGCGCGCGCGACATCTCATCGGCCGACAGCTACTACGCGCTCGGGCTTTTCTACGACACCCGGCTGTTCCGATGGGAGATGGAGCAATTTCTTCGTCACGGACTGGCGCAGAACTTGACGCAAACGACCCAGTTGGGCGGTGAATTGGACCGGATCGCGCTGGAATTGGGCTCCCTGCCACGCGTGCTGTCCCATCGCGATTACCATTTCAACAACCTGATGGTGCAGGAGAGCGCGCACGGGCCGCGCCTGCGAGTGATCGACTACCAGGACGCGTTGATGGCGCCAGCGGTCCAGGATCTGGCAGTACTGCTCACCACGCGCGACAGCGGCTCCGTGATTACTCCTGCGCTGGAGGAGGAGCTGCTCGCATATTACCGCGCCCGGGCGCATCAGCTCGCAATGGCGCTGCTACCCGAACCCGACTTCGCGCGCGGCTATTGGCTATGCGTGCTGCAGCATGCGCTCAAAGTAATCGGCCTGTTCAGTCATTTGGGCAGCCAGGGCAAATTGGATTATGCCGCCCTGCTGCCCGCCGCGCGTGCACAGGCCCGCCGCGCTTCGGCGGTGTTGGCTGATTTTCCCGCCCTGGCTCAAGCGTTGGAGCAATCATGA
- a CDS encoding NDP-sugar synthase, which yields MRALVLAAGLGERLRPLTDQIPKPLLELGGRPLIHYPLMMLRRAGITEIAVNVHHLAQQIQLALGDGAALGLKLFYAPETTLLGTGGPLLGLRSFFGEDSFVVANADTLLDLDLAAMIAAHRERRALVTFAVRASDKLGAYSRLELDATARLRRIRFLRRGGFLEDVPAKIDPKLEPALRAYMYCGVYVCAPQALAGPMPAAPFSSIEHLFAPMLARDLPLYGYLHRGFFVTVDDLAGYEALRRQFAERPPPL from the coding sequence ATGAGAGCCCTAGTGCTGGCAGCCGGACTGGGCGAGCGACTGCGCCCGCTTACCGATCAAATTCCCAAACCGCTACTGGAGTTGGGCGGACGCCCCTTGATCCATTATCCGCTAATGATGCTACGGCGGGCGGGAATCACCGAGATCGCGGTCAATGTTCACCACCTCGCGCAGCAGATTCAGCTTGCGTTGGGGGACGGGGCTGCCTTGGGACTGAAACTTTTCTATGCGCCCGAAACCACATTGCTTGGCACGGGCGGGCCGCTGCTTGGGCTGCGCTCCTTCTTTGGCGAGGACAGCTTCGTAGTCGCCAACGCCGACACCCTCCTCGACCTCGATCTGGCGGCTATGATCGCGGCTCACCGCGAGCGTCGCGCCCTGGTCACTTTCGCCGTGCGCGCCTCGGACAAGCTAGGTGCCTACAGTCGCCTGGAGCTAGACGCCACCGCGCGCTTGCGCCGCATACGTTTCTTGCGCCGCGGCGGTTTTTTGGAGGACGTTCCGGCCAAGATCGATCCTAAGCTCGAGCCCGCGCTGCGCGCATACATGTATTGTGGCGTCTACGTGTGTGCGCCCCAAGCGCTAGCAGGCCCGATGCCGGCTGCCCCCTTCAGCAGCATCGAGCATCTGTTCGCGCCGATGTTGGCGCGCGACCTACCCTTGTACGGCTACCTGCATCGAGGCTTCTTTGTCACGGTCGACGATCTGGCGGGGTATGAGGCTCTGCGCCGACAATTCGCCGAGCGCCCGCCGCCACTGTAA
- a CDS encoding helix-turn-helix domain-containing protein produces MPTKVLTVKEAADYLRIHTSTIYRLLKKKQLPAFRVGSDWRFNVEDIDRWRLGDTNPPPVEPQMGRKRNVHEI; encoded by the coding sequence ATGCCCACCAAAGTGCTGACTGTAAAAGAGGCTGCGGACTACTTGCGAATCCATACCTCGACGATATATCGCCTGCTGAAAAAAAAGCAGCTTCCAGCTTTTCGCGTGGGCAGTGACTGGCGATTCAATGTCGAGGACATCGATCGCTGGCGGCTAGGCGACACCAATCCGCCGCCGGTGGAACCCCAAATGGGCCGCAAACGGAACGTTCATGAGATTTAA
- a CDS encoding MFS transporter — MASHRRGWVLLVSLLFTQLFMFGPTAGTIGVFIPSLVRTFGWSREAVSSIAVAYSVMLGIGCLISGGLLEAIDARWVMSVGAVVAGVGMFCAASIHSLGGLFASYVLVGAGVALGGVTPATVVAANWYPHRRGTAVAITLLGLSLGMAAAPPLVMHVIVTHGWRMGMIALGLPMVLLSAPAAFIMVRTRPAEAPAGAMVSAHGHVGATGDHGVELGVGMLTSAFWLLLGLCLFSQLGVGSILYHMVPYLMLIGYSPEQASMIMGAQALLVSVGSVGFGILADYFGPRPVLLTTFVLLAASVMMLIGASDPHWAMWAVTGFIIVWGVNMGNMSALAPLVANSLGMRRFSTFMGIVTMFWFFGEGFGPLIAGGLFDRTHTYTVPFELAAAFFLLSAVLTAMVYPARGVASQGNREEMVA, encoded by the coding sequence ATGGCATCGCATCGCCGAGGTTGGGTACTGCTAGTCAGCCTGCTGTTCACCCAGCTCTTCATGTTCGGGCCTACCGCCGGCACCATCGGAGTTTTCATCCCCTCGCTGGTTCGCACCTTCGGCTGGAGCCGCGAGGCGGTGTCCTCGATCGCGGTGGCCTATTCCGTGATGCTGGGGATCGGATGCCTCATCTCGGGCGGGCTGTTGGAAGCCATCGATGCGCGTTGGGTAATGTCGGTAGGGGCGGTAGTCGCCGGTGTTGGCATGTTCTGCGCCGCCAGTATCCACTCGCTGGGTGGTTTGTTTGCCAGCTATGTGCTGGTGGGCGCAGGCGTGGCTTTGGGCGGCGTCACCCCAGCCACCGTGGTCGCGGCCAATTGGTATCCCCATCGGCGCGGTACCGCGGTCGCCATTACCCTGCTGGGCCTGTCGCTGGGGATGGCGGCGGCGCCGCCACTGGTGATGCACGTTATCGTAACTCACGGCTGGCGCATGGGGATGATTGCCTTAGGACTGCCGATGGTCCTGCTGAGCGCCCCCGCAGCCTTCATCATGGTCCGCACCCGCCCCGCAGAGGCACCGGCCGGAGCAATGGTTTCCGCCCATGGCCATGTCGGCGCGACCGGTGATCACGGCGTGGAGCTTGGAGTTGGAATGCTAACCTCGGCGTTCTGGCTACTCCTGGGCTTGTGCTTGTTTTCCCAGCTCGGCGTCGGCTCGATTCTCTATCACATGGTGCCCTACCTGATGTTGATCGGTTACAGTCCCGAGCAGGCTTCGATGATCATGGGAGCACAGGCCCTGCTGGTCTCCGTCGGCTCGGTCGGCTTCGGCATACTCGCTGACTATTTCGGACCTCGGCCAGTCCTACTGACCACGTTTGTTCTGCTCGCAGCCTCGGTCATGATGTTGATTGGAGCCAGCGATCCGCACTGGGCGATGTGGGCGGTTACCGGTTTCATCATTGTGTGGGGTGTCAACATGGGCAACATGTCGGCGCTGGCGCCGCTGGTCGCCAACAGCCTGGGTATGCGTCGCTTCTCCACCTTCATGGGAATCGTGACCATGTTCTGGTTTTTCGGCGAGGGCTTCGGCCCGCTCATCGCCGGGGGCCTGTTCGACCGCACCCACACTTATACCGTACCCTTCGAGCTGGCCGCGGCTTTCTTCTTGCTTAGCGCGGTCCTGACCGCGATGGTTTACCCCGCGCGAGGTGTCGCCTCCCAGGGCAATCGCGAAGAGATGGTGGCATAG